A DNA window from Aureibaculum sp. 2308TA14-22 contains the following coding sequences:
- a CDS encoding SRPBCC family protein: protein MAFYQLHKEQKINCTIDEIWDFISSPANLKEITPDYMGFDITSQNLPEKMYEGMIISYKVSPLLGIKTTWVTEITHVRDKHYFVDEQRVGPYALWHHQHIIEPIEDGVLMKDIVSYQPPFGLLGAIANSLIIKNKLKEIFDYRTKAVERKFGIYDE, encoded by the coding sequence ATGGCATTTTATCAATTACATAAAGAGCAGAAAATCAATTGTACCATTGATGAAATTTGGGATTTTATTTCGTCACCTGCCAATCTTAAGGAAATAACTCCAGATTATATGGGTTTTGATATAACGTCTCAAAACCTTCCTGAAAAAATGTATGAAGGTATGATTATATCATACAAAGTAAGCCCGTTGTTGGGTATTAAAACTACTTGGGTAACTGAAATAACGCATGTTAGGGATAAGCACTATTTTGTTGATGAACAACGTGTTGGCCCTTATGCATTATGGCATCATCAACATATTATAGAGCCCATTGAAGATGGCGTTTTAATGAAAGATATTGTTAGCTACCAACCACCATTTGGGTTGCTGGGAGCGATTGCCAATAGTTTGATTATAAAAAACAAGTTAAAAGAGATATTTGATTACAGAACTAAAGCTGTTGAACGAAAATTCGGAATTTATGACGAATAA